From Pseudonocardia autotrophica, one genomic window encodes:
- a CDS encoding TetR/AcrR family transcriptional regulator, which yields MDPRVVRTRRRLQDALLALARERLLETITVADVAEHAGVNRSSFYQHYTDKESLLADALSAQATLAGADLSELVLADIGEQPPEALLRWFAHLADHAVLYRQALDGAAAPDAAAVMRRWMQEFVADTAQRMGFTESEAGIPLDVFAAGLTWSLLGVAASWLERDPLPAPEVAAGWAWRMLVRRDI from the coding sequence GTGGATCCCAGGGTGGTGCGGACACGTCGGCGGCTGCAGGACGCTCTGCTCGCCCTCGCCCGTGAGCGCCTGCTGGAGACGATCACCGTCGCGGACGTCGCGGAGCACGCCGGGGTGAACCGCAGCAGCTTCTACCAGCACTACACCGACAAGGAGTCACTGCTCGCGGACGCGTTGAGCGCGCAGGCCACGCTGGCCGGTGCGGACCTGTCCGAGCTGGTCCTGGCCGACATCGGGGAGCAGCCGCCGGAGGCGTTGCTGCGCTGGTTCGCGCATCTGGCCGACCACGCCGTCCTCTACCGGCAGGCGCTCGACGGGGCCGCAGCGCCGGACGCGGCGGCGGTGATGCGGCGCTGGATGCAGGAGTTCGTCGCCGACACCGCCCAGCGGATGGGCTTCACCGAGTCGGAGGCGGGCATCCCGCTGGACGTCTTCGCGGCGGGACTGACCTGGTCGCTGCTCGGCGTCGCGGCGAGCTGGCTGGAGCGCGATCCGCTGCCCGCCCCGGAGGTGGCCGCCGGCTGGGCATGGCGGATGCTGGTGCGCCGGGACATCTGA
- a CDS encoding carbon-nitrogen hydrolase family protein: protein MRIALAQISSTPDPEGNLAEVDRLTREAAAAGARLVLFPEATMCRFGVPLGPVAEPLDGPWASRVRALAAEHGITVAAGMFTPAGDGRVRNTLLVTGAGADTHYDKIHMFDAFGFAESDTVAPGTEPVTVEFPDSDGPGTGPVTVGLSTCYDVRFPGLYQRLADAGATVLVVPASWGAGAGKREQWELLVRARALDTGSFVVACDQADPTTVGGEHGRAPTGIGYSLVAGPRGEIVDSLGAEPGLLVVDLDPAVAGQVREQIPVLRNRRF, encoded by the coding sequence ATGCGGATCGCGCTCGCCCAGATCTCGTCCACCCCGGACCCGGAGGGCAACCTCGCCGAGGTCGACCGGCTCACCCGGGAGGCGGCCGCCGCCGGCGCGCGGCTGGTGCTGTTCCCGGAGGCCACGATGTGCCGCTTCGGGGTGCCGCTCGGCCCGGTCGCCGAGCCGTTGGACGGCCCGTGGGCGAGCCGGGTGCGGGCGCTCGCCGCCGAGCACGGGATCACGGTGGCCGCCGGGATGTTCACCCCCGCCGGCGACGGCCGGGTCCGCAACACGCTGCTGGTCACCGGGGCCGGTGCCGACACGCACTACGACAAGATCCACATGTTCGACGCCTTCGGCTTCGCCGAGTCCGACACGGTCGCGCCCGGCACCGAACCGGTGACCGTGGAGTTCCCGGACTCCGACGGCCCGGGCACCGGCCCGGTCACGGTGGGCCTGTCCACCTGCTACGACGTCCGGTTCCCCGGTCTCTACCAGCGGCTCGCCGATGCCGGCGCCACCGTGCTGGTCGTCCCGGCGTCCTGGGGCGCCGGGGCCGGCAAGCGGGAGCAGTGGGAGCTGCTGGTCCGGGCCCGCGCACTGGACACCGGCTCGTTCGTCGTCGCCTGCGACCAGGCCGATCCGACGACCGTCGGTGGCGAGCACGGCCGGGCCCCGACCGGCATCGGCTACAGCCTGGTCGCGGGGCCGCGGGGGGAGATCGTCGACAGCCTCGGGGCGGAGCCGGGCCTGCTCGTCGTGGATCTCGATCCGGCCGTGGCCGGGCAGGTGCGCGAGCAGATCCCGGTGCTGCGCAACCGCCGCTTCTGA
- a CDS encoding LysR family transcriptional regulator, producing the protein MAFEVLDLRLFLGVVEQGSITRGAELVHLSLASASSRIAAMEGAAGLPLFDRHRRGVTPTRQGELLASHAREIVGRHDRMRLELADLAGGHAATVTILTNTAGATLLTGPVTGFLHDHPDVDVDLVQQPSHRIVAALAEGSAELGVLADNVELGRLESISLGPDPLVVVVHPGHRFAGLAEVAFVDVLDDDALVGYSEGSPLEEHLRRHAVPLGGHPRHRARFPDAGSVCHAVAAGVGIAVLPARDVADGLVGVPLHDGWAARELLVACRSWADLSSPARALAALLRSAGSG; encoded by the coding sequence GTGGCATTCGAGGTACTCGATCTCCGGCTGTTCCTCGGGGTCGTCGAGCAGGGCAGCATCACCCGCGGCGCGGAGCTGGTGCACCTGTCACTGGCCTCGGCGAGCAGCCGGATCGCGGCGATGGAGGGCGCGGCGGGCCTGCCGCTGTTCGACCGGCACCGGCGCGGCGTGACGCCGACCAGGCAGGGCGAGCTGCTGGCGTCGCACGCCAGGGAGATCGTCGGCCGGCACGACCGGATGCGGCTGGAGCTGGCCGATCTCGCCGGGGGACACGCGGCGACCGTCACGATCCTGACCAACACGGCCGGCGCGACACTGCTCACGGGCCCGGTGACCGGGTTCCTGCACGACCACCCCGACGTCGACGTCGACCTGGTCCAGCAGCCGAGCCACCGGATCGTCGCGGCACTGGCCGAGGGCAGCGCCGAGCTCGGCGTGCTCGCCGACAACGTCGAGCTCGGCCGGCTGGAGTCGATCTCGCTGGGGCCGGATCCGCTGGTCGTCGTGGTCCATCCCGGGCATCGGTTCGCCGGGCTGGCCGAGGTCGCGTTCGTCGACGTCCTCGACGACGACGCGCTGGTCGGCTACTCCGAGGGCAGCCCGCTGGAGGAACACCTGCGCCGGCACGCCGTCCCGCTCGGCGGCCATCCGCGGCACCGGGCCCGGTTCCCCGACGCCGGCTCCGTCTGCCACGCGGTCGCGGCCGGCGTGGGCATCGCCGTGCTCCCGGCCCGCGACGTCGCCGACGGTCTGGTCGGGGTGCCGCTGCACGACGGATGGGCCGCGCGCGAGCTGCTCGTCGCCTGCCGGAGCTGGGCGGACCTGAGCAGCCCCGCCCGCGCGCTCGCGGCCCTGCTGCGCAGTGCCGGCAGCGGCTGA
- a CDS encoding YunG family protein yields the protein MTTAACPAPALTEVAAAVRASWDRDTCDDADRAGWSARVPSRGQCGATALVLHDLFGGDLLLAEVWHSDGTLQGYHWWNRLPGGTEIDLTGDQFTPGETVQPPRVVTRPPGPPRRCRAQYALLRRRVLARIGDPGAGR from the coding sequence ATGACCACCGCTGCCTGCCCGGCGCCCGCCCTGACCGAGGTCGCCGCCGCCGTGCGGGCGTCCTGGGATCGCGACACCTGTGACGACGCGGATCGCGCAGGCTGGAGTGCCCGGGTGCCGTCGCGCGGGCAGTGCGGTGCCACCGCCCTGGTGCTGCACGACCTGTTCGGCGGGGACCTGCTGCTCGCCGAGGTGTGGCACTCCGACGGCACGCTGCAGGGCTACCACTGGTGGAACCGGCTCCCCGGCGGCACCGAGATCGACCTGACCGGCGACCAGTTCACCCCCGGCGAGACGGTGCAGCCACCGCGGGTGGTGACCCGGCCACCGGGGCCGCCCCGGCGCTGCCGCGCCCAGTACGCGCTGCTGCGCCGGCGGGTGCTGGCCCGGATCGGCGACCCCGGTGCCGGGCGGTGA
- a CDS encoding DUF5994 family protein — protein MDLLRGDTSASVAAAGSAAPADEPPSRLALEPGGRPTGAVDGAWWPQSRALADELPALMAQLDDRIGPATRVAYSLVTWPAAQRRIVLGGRTVRLGGSFSDPQDVIDLFGPRGRVSLLVIPPESAPDDARRALSRSSDPDNEDDPATLLRSLPGDSESGRASPPGAGKTTVARPSGRSPHR, from the coding sequence ATGGACCTTCTGCGCGGGGACACATCCGCGAGCGTGGCCGCGGCCGGCTCGGCGGCCCCCGCCGATGAACCACCGTCGCGCCTGGCGCTAGAGCCCGGTGGTCGCCCGACCGGTGCCGTGGACGGCGCCTGGTGGCCGCAGTCGCGGGCGCTGGCCGACGAGCTGCCGGCCCTGATGGCGCAGCTCGACGACCGCATCGGCCCGGCCACCAGGGTCGCCTACAGCCTCGTCACCTGGCCGGCGGCGCAACGCCGGATCGTGCTGGGTGGTCGCACCGTGCGGCTCGGCGGATCCTTCAGCGACCCGCAGGACGTCATCGATCTGTTCGGCCCCCGGGGGCGGGTCAGCCTGCTCGTGATTCCCCCGGAGTCCGCCCCGGACGATGCCCGACGAGCTCTTTCTCGATCATCGGATCCTGACAACGAGGACGACCCCGCAACCCTGCTGCGTTCCCTGCCGGGCGACTCGGAAAGTGGACGCGCATCGCCTCCGGGCGCTGGGAAGACGACGGTGGCTCGACCTTCCGGTAGATCGCCCCACCGCTGA
- a CDS encoding acyl-CoA desaturase translates to MTTLDTAPAPPRAGPAPVLDGQRPPGEMFLVGLFVALPTLALFAAVPLAWGWGLGWLDVALAVAFYAVSCLGVTVGFHRYFTHGAFKAKRPLRIALAIAGSLSLQGSVLDWVGDHRRHHAFSDKEGDPHSPWLHGTGPAALITGFWHAHLGWLFNRDLTNMKRFAPDLLADRDIQRVDRAFPLIVVVSLLGPALIGGLVTMSWWGALTALFWAGFVRVAVLHHVTWSINSICHIWGERPFASRDKSANVWWLAVLSCGESWHNLHHADPTCARHGVKKGQIDISAVVIRGFEKLGWAFDVRWPTTRRLERLSATKARS, encoded by the coding sequence ATGACAACACTCGACACGGCCCCCGCCCCGCCCCGGGCCGGACCGGCCCCCGTTCTCGACGGGCAGCGTCCGCCGGGGGAGATGTTCCTGGTGGGGCTGTTCGTCGCGCTGCCGACACTGGCCCTGTTCGCGGCCGTCCCGCTCGCGTGGGGATGGGGCCTGGGCTGGCTGGACGTCGCACTGGCCGTCGCGTTCTACGCGGTGAGCTGCCTGGGCGTGACCGTCGGATTCCACCGGTACTTCACCCACGGTGCGTTCAAGGCCAAGCGGCCGCTGCGGATCGCGCTGGCGATCGCGGGCAGCCTCTCGCTGCAGGGCAGCGTGCTCGACTGGGTGGGCGATCATCGCCGGCACCACGCGTTCTCCGACAAGGAGGGTGACCCGCACTCGCCGTGGCTGCACGGCACCGGGCCGGCCGCGTTGATCACCGGGTTCTGGCACGCGCATCTGGGGTGGCTGTTCAACCGCGACCTGACCAACATGAAGCGGTTCGCCCCCGATCTCCTCGCCGATCGTGACATCCAGCGGGTGGATCGTGCGTTCCCGTTGATCGTCGTCGTCAGCCTGCTCGGTCCGGCGTTGATCGGCGGTCTGGTCACGATGTCGTGGTGGGGCGCGCTGACGGCGTTGTTCTGGGCCGGGTTCGTCCGGGTCGCGGTGCTGCACCACGTCACCTGGTCGATCAACTCGATCTGCCACATCTGGGGCGAGCGCCCGTTCGCCTCCCGCGACAAGTCCGCGAACGTCTGGTGGCTCGCGGTGCTGTCCTGCGGCGAGTCCTGGCACAACCTGCACCACGCCGACCCGACCTGCGCCCGGCACGGTGTGAAGAAGGGTCAGATCGACATCTCGGCCGTGGTCATCCGCGGGTTCGAGAAGCTCGGCTGGGCGTTCGACGTCCGCTGGCCCACCACCCGGCGCCTGGAGCGACTCTCGGCCACGAAGGCCCGGTCCTGA
- the mscL gene encoding large conductance mechanosensitive channel protein MscL translates to MFKGFKDFLMRGNVVDLAVAVVVGAAFTAVVTAFTEAFLEPLIRLVSGGGELGGTFVVNGIEFNWAMFVNALITFLITAAVVYFLVVLPLKTVQERRKRGEEDGPADPTEVELLIEIRDLLREGRREEAAGKHAAGGPAD, encoded by the coding sequence ATGTTCAAGGGTTTCAAGGACTTCCTGATGCGCGGGAACGTCGTCGACCTCGCGGTGGCGGTGGTCGTCGGCGCCGCCTTCACCGCGGTGGTCACGGCGTTCACCGAGGCGTTCCTGGAGCCGCTGATCCGGCTGGTGTCCGGGGGTGGCGAGCTCGGCGGCACGTTCGTGGTGAACGGCATCGAGTTCAACTGGGCGATGTTCGTGAACGCCCTGATCACCTTCCTGATCACCGCGGCGGTCGTGTACTTCCTGGTGGTGCTGCCGCTGAAGACGGTTCAGGAGCGGCGCAAGCGCGGCGAGGAGGACGGCCCGGCCGATCCGACGGAGGTCGAGCTGCTGATCGAGATCCGCGACCTGCTGCGCGAGGGACGCCGGGAGGAGGCGGCCGGGAAGCACGCGGCGGGCGGGCCCGCCGACTGA
- a CDS encoding 4a-hydroxytetrahydrobiopterin dehydratase, with protein sequence MATPLLTDAEITASLLKLPGWERDGNAIVRTAKLPDFAAAIAVVDRVAEDAEAADHHPDIDIRYNTLTFRLSTHSEGGLTAKDTDLAGHICDRIAAAGG encoded by the coding sequence ATGGCCACCCCCTTGCTGACCGACGCCGAGATCACCGCATCGCTGCTGAAGCTCCCGGGCTGGGAGCGGGACGGCAACGCGATCGTCCGCACCGCGAAGCTGCCCGACTTCGCCGCCGCGATCGCGGTGGTGGACCGGGTCGCCGAGGATGCCGAGGCCGCCGACCACCATCCGGACATCGACATCCGCTACAACACCCTGACCTTCCGGCTGTCCACCCACTCCGAGGGCGGGCTGACTGCGAAGGACACCGACCTGGCCGGGCACATCTGCGACCGGATCGCCGCGGCCGGCGGCTGA
- a CDS encoding cold shock domain-containing protein: MHAGTVQWFDDQSGVGAIETDDGPVLPVSRARIDGGGGQSLVAGEAVRFDVHDGPDGPEVERVYTR, encoded by the coding sequence ATGCACGCAGGAACCGTCCAGTGGTTCGACGACCAGTCCGGCGTCGGCGCCATCGAGACCGACGACGGGCCCGTCCTCCCGGTCTCCCGGGCTCGGATCGACGGCGGTGGCGGGCAGAGCCTGGTCGCGGGAGAAGCGGTCCGGTTCGACGTTCACGACGGGCCGGACGGCCCGGAGGTCGAGCGGGTCTACACGCGCTGA
- a CDS encoding helix-turn-helix domain-containing protein: protein MPIVVDIDVMLARRKMSVGELADRVGITPANLAVLKNGRAKAVRFTTLAALCAVLDCQPGDLLRWDAEGTPGG, encoded by the coding sequence ATGCCGATCGTCGTCGACATCGACGTCATGCTGGCCAGGCGGAAGATGTCCGTGGGCGAGCTCGCGGACCGCGTCGGGATCACCCCCGCCAACCTGGCGGTGCTCAAGAACGGCCGGGCCAAGGCGGTGCGCTTCACGACGCTGGCCGCGCTCTGCGCGGTGCTCGACTGCCAGCCGGGCGATCTGCTGCGCTGGGACGCCGAGGGCACCCCGGGCGGATGA
- a CDS encoding GNAT family N-acetyltransferase gives MRELGPDDWRTWRDLRLAALAEAPHAFHSRLADWVGAGEHEWRDRLRAPGRYLVADLDGRPCAHVVAVPPDPDGVADLVALWVAPHARGTGVADALIAAVSEQAVSWGAHRLALHVVVGNERAAALYRRHGFADLGAIERPDGITEHRMERPLPLPVPDGS, from the coding sequence GTGCGGGAGCTGGGCCCCGACGACTGGAGGACCTGGCGCGACCTGCGACTGGCTGCTCTGGCCGAGGCGCCGCACGCGTTCCACAGCCGGCTCGCGGACTGGGTGGGCGCCGGTGAGCACGAGTGGCGGGACCGGTTGCGGGCGCCCGGCCGATACCTCGTCGCCGACCTGGACGGCCGTCCGTGCGCACACGTCGTGGCGGTGCCACCGGATCCGGACGGCGTCGCCGATCTCGTCGCGCTGTGGGTCGCTCCGCACGCCCGCGGCACCGGGGTGGCCGACGCCCTGATCGCCGCCGTCTCCGAGCAGGCCGTCAGCTGGGGCGCCCACCGGCTGGCACTGCACGTCGTGGTCGGCAACGAGCGGGCCGCAGCGCTGTACCGCAGGCACGGGTTCGCCGATCTCGGGGCGATCGAACGACCGGACGGAATCACCGAGCACCGGATGGAACGGCCCCTCCCGCTGCCGGTCCCCGACGGGTCCTGA
- a CDS encoding GMC oxidoreductase, with product MPTLTRRTFLAGAAAAGGAAALHLGTRPAVAAPAARADRRRAVVIGTGFGGAVAAARLARAGVPALVLERGVRWPVRPGGDTFPLMFSPDRRASWLTPGPVLTGSPPAVWKPWTGVLDRVRGIGMDVLCGAGVGGGSLVYHGMTMQPSAATFAASMPAELDFERFDRDHYRRVESVLAPATIPDDVLAHARYRSSRQFLRRAEEAGTPGFRVPLPLDWNVVRRELRGELPASYSTGDVLYGANNGGKNTVDRTWVAEAEASGLVEVAPLHRATDVERDRSGRWVVHTERIDTDGVVLEQIRIVTDALFLAAGSAGTTRLLVKARAKGLVPDLPDGVGTRWGNNGDRIFTWTPVGESPGALQGGPACVGVRDWSDPARALTVIQAGVPFPVDLGTTTVIGYGIVEPRGEFRYDPVRDDAVLHWSQAHDAQLTRDIAARIRRIVGGDLVTGLLNPTLDTTAFETTTYHPLGGATIGDVCDAAGRVLGQRGLYVVDGALIPGSTGACNPSMTVAALAEYAMDGILGTDLGTVF from the coding sequence ATGCCGACTCTCACCCGGCGCACCTTCCTCGCCGGTGCGGCCGCCGCCGGCGGAGCGGCCGCACTGCACCTCGGCACCCGGCCGGCCGTCGCCGCGCCCGCCGCACGTGCGGACCGGCGGCGCGCGGTCGTCATCGGGACCGGGTTCGGCGGCGCCGTCGCCGCGGCCCGGCTGGCACGGGCCGGTGTCCCCGCGCTGGTGCTCGAGCGCGGCGTCCGCTGGCCGGTCCGGCCCGGCGGCGACACCTTCCCGCTGATGTTCTCGCCGGACCGCCGGGCGTCCTGGCTGACGCCGGGACCGGTTCTCACCGGCTCCCCGCCCGCCGTCTGGAAGCCCTGGACCGGCGTCCTCGACCGGGTCCGTGGCATCGGGATGGACGTGCTCTGCGGTGCGGGTGTCGGCGGCGGCTCGCTCGTCTACCACGGGATGACGATGCAGCCCTCCGCCGCGACCTTCGCCGCGTCGATGCCCGCGGAACTCGACTTCGAGCGGTTCGACCGCGACCACTACCGCCGGGTGGAGTCGGTGCTGGCCCCGGCGACCATTCCGGACGACGTGCTCGCACACGCCCGTTACCGCAGCTCACGGCAGTTCCTGCGGCGGGCCGAGGAGGCCGGGACCCCAGGCTTCCGGGTCCCGCTGCCGCTCGACTGGAACGTGGTGCGACGCGAGCTGCGCGGCGAGCTGCCGGCCTCCTACAGCACCGGTGACGTGCTCTACGGCGCGAACAACGGCGGCAAGAACACCGTCGACCGGACCTGGGTCGCCGAGGCGGAGGCGAGCGGCCTGGTCGAGGTCGCGCCGCTGCACCGGGCCACCGACGTCGAGCGGGACCGGTCCGGACGCTGGGTGGTGCACACCGAACGGATCGACACCGACGGCGTCGTGCTGGAGCAGATCCGGATCGTCACCGACGCGCTGTTCCTCGCCGCGGGCTCGGCCGGCACCACCCGGTTGCTGGTGAAGGCCCGGGCGAAGGGGCTGGTCCCGGACCTGCCCGACGGCGTCGGCACCCGCTGGGGCAACAACGGCGACCGGATCTTCACCTGGACCCCGGTCGGCGAGAGCCCCGGCGCGCTGCAGGGCGGACCGGCCTGCGTCGGCGTCCGGGACTGGTCGGACCCGGCGCGGGCACTCACCGTCATCCAGGCGGGCGTGCCGTTCCCCGTCGACCTCGGCACGACCACCGTCATCGGCTACGGGATCGTCGAACCGCGCGGCGAGTTCCGCTACGACCCGGTGCGCGACGACGCCGTCCTGCACTGGAGCCAGGCCCACGACGCGCAGCTGACCCGTGACATCGCCGCACGCATCCGGCGGATCGTCGGCGGTGACCTGGTGACCGGCCTGCTCAACCCGACCCTGGACACCACCGCGTTCGAGACCACGACCTATCACCCGCTGGGCGGGGCGACCATCGGCGACGTGTGCGACGCCGCCGGGCGGGTCCTCGGTCAGCGTGGGCTCTACGTGGTCGACGGTGCGCTGATCCCCGGCTCCACCGGCGCCTGCAACCCGTCGATGACGGTGGCGGCGCTCGCCGAGTACGCCATGGACGGCATTCTCGGGACGGACCTCGGGACGGTGTTCTGA
- a CDS encoding DUF2975 domain-containing protein: MGQLTVASLRAVLAVVLAGTVFVQAGMVWALATDPETGPLPLTLLRVITIVGMLAVQVAIVCVWKLATMARRRTVFSQPAFRYVDGVIGAIVTAAALWFVVTIVNAPGQRDDPGVTLVMGGIGVGVLGVALIVLVLRQLLAQAVARDVEASRMQAELDDVI, encoded by the coding sequence GTGGGACAGCTGACTGTTGCGTCGCTGCGCGCCGTACTGGCGGTCGTGCTCGCCGGCACCGTGTTCGTCCAGGCGGGAATGGTGTGGGCACTGGCCACCGACCCGGAGACCGGGCCGCTCCCACTCACCCTGCTGCGCGTGATCACGATCGTGGGCATGCTCGCGGTCCAGGTCGCCATCGTCTGCGTGTGGAAGCTGGCGACGATGGCGCGCCGCCGGACCGTGTTCTCCCAGCCGGCCTTCCGTTACGTGGACGGCGTGATCGGCGCGATCGTGACGGCCGCTGCGCTCTGGTTCGTCGTCACGATCGTCAACGCGCCCGGCCAGCGCGACGACCCGGGCGTCACCCTCGTCATGGGCGGGATCGGCGTGGGCGTCCTGGGGGTCGCGCTCATCGTGCTGGTGCTGCGGCAGTTGCTCGCCCAGGCCGTCGCGCGTGACGTCGAGGCGTCGCGGATGCAGGCCGAGCTGGACGACGTGATCTGA
- a CDS encoding 3-deoxy-7-phosphoheptulonate synthase encodes MSTPTAPLLDTPLDDRRIERIRPLISPALLRHDLPCTPEVAGTVTRGRAAVTGILDGTDDRLLVVVGPCSVHDPDAALDYARRLAARAEELSGELCIVMRTYFEKPRTTVGWKGLINDPGLDGTFDVNRGLRTARKLLLDISALGLPVGCEFLDPITPQFIADVVSWGSIGARTAESQVHRQLVSGLSMPVGIKNATDGNIRAAVDGMRAAAASHVFMGVNTDGLAGLVTTTGNPDTHVILRGGAQPNYSADDVAAAAAELRKAGLPDRVVVDASHGNSGKDHVRQAGVVGELAERIAAGERAVTGLMMESFLVEGRQELGQDMVRGRSVTDACMSWDTTDTLLGTLADAVRDGRH; translated from the coding sequence ATGAGTACCCCCACCGCTCCGCTGCTGGACACCCCGCTGGACGACCGGCGGATCGAGCGGATCCGCCCGCTGATCTCGCCCGCGCTGCTGCGTCACGACCTGCCCTGCACCCCCGAGGTCGCCGGGACGGTCACCCGTGGCCGGGCAGCGGTCACCGGCATCCTCGACGGCACCGACGACCGGCTGCTGGTCGTCGTCGGGCCGTGCTCGGTGCACGATCCGGATGCCGCGCTGGACTACGCGCGGCGGCTGGCCGCCCGGGCCGAGGAGCTGTCCGGCGAGCTGTGCATCGTGATGCGCACCTACTTCGAGAAGCCGCGCACCACGGTCGGCTGGAAGGGCCTGATCAACGATCCCGGCCTGGACGGCACGTTCGACGTCAACCGCGGCCTGCGCACCGCCCGCAAGCTGCTGCTCGACATCTCCGCGCTGGGGCTGCCGGTGGGCTGCGAGTTCCTCGACCCGATCACGCCGCAGTTCATCGCCGACGTCGTCAGCTGGGGCTCGATCGGCGCCCGCACCGCGGAGAGCCAGGTGCACCGGCAGCTGGTCAGCGGCCTGTCGATGCCGGTCGGGATCAAGAACGCCACCGACGGGAACATCCGGGCCGCGGTCGACGGGATGCGGGCCGCCGCGGCCTCGCACGTGTTCATGGGCGTCAACACCGACGGGCTCGCCGGCCTGGTAACCACCACCGGCAACCCGGACACGCACGTGATCCTGCGCGGCGGCGCGCAGCCCAACTACTCGGCCGACGACGTCGCCGCGGCGGCGGCCGAGCTGCGGAAGGCGGGCCTGCCGGACCGGGTGGTGGTCGACGCCAGCCACGGCAACAGCGGCAAGGACCACGTGCGGCAGGCCGGTGTGGTCGGCGAGCTCGCGGAGCGGATCGCCGCCGGGGAGCGTGCGGTGACCGGCCTGATGATGGAGAGCTTCCTCGTCGAGGGCCGCCAGGAGCTCGGGCAGGACATGGTCCGCGGCCGGTCGGTGACCGACGCGTGCATGTCCTGGGACACCACCGACACGCTGCTCGGGACGCTCGCCGACGCCGTCCGGGACGGACGTCACTGA
- a CDS encoding RCC1 domain-containing protein: MDAQDQGLPAAARVTALAAARRHSVGCRSDGTVVAVGDGRAGECDVGTWTGVVAVAAGNVHTARNTGRAHTVGLRADGTVLATGRNDDGRCATTSWTGVTAVAAGWRRTLGLRGDGTVLATGRDAEGQCSVADWREIVAVACGDWHTVGVRADGSALATGVGIRGQCAVGDWRNLVSVTAGHLHTVGLRSDGTVAATGGTGAGECGVQHWRDVVAVAAGSRHTVALRADGRVLAAGDGADGRCAVRDWSGIIAVAAGSAHTLGLRADGAVVATGDTADGRCDVHRW; this comes from the coding sequence GTGGACGCACAGGATCAGGGCCTCCCGGCAGCGGCCCGGGTGACCGCGCTCGCCGCGGCCCGGCGGCACTCCGTCGGGTGCCGCTCCGACGGCACCGTGGTCGCGGTGGGCGACGGCCGGGCCGGTGAGTGCGACGTCGGCACCTGGACCGGCGTGGTCGCCGTCGCGGCGGGCAACGTGCACACCGCCCGCAACACCGGGCGCGCGCACACCGTCGGGCTGCGCGCCGACGGCACCGTGCTCGCCACCGGCCGGAACGACGACGGCCGGTGCGCGACGACGAGCTGGACCGGTGTCACCGCCGTCGCCGCCGGCTGGCGTCGCACCCTGGGGCTCCGCGGCGACGGCACCGTGCTGGCCACCGGCCGGGACGCCGAGGGCCAGTGCTCGGTGGCGGATTGGCGCGAGATCGTCGCCGTCGCCTGCGGGGACTGGCACACCGTCGGGGTGCGGGCCGACGGCAGCGCGCTCGCCACCGGCGTCGGGATCCGCGGCCAGTGCGCCGTCGGGGACTGGCGGAACCTGGTCTCGGTGACTGCGGGACACCTGCACACGGTCGGCTTGCGGTCCGACGGCACCGTGGCGGCCACCGGCGGCACCGGCGCCGGCGAGTGCGGTGTGCAGCACTGGCGTGACGTCGTCGCCGTCGCGGCGGGCAGCCGGCACACGGTCGCGCTGCGCGCGGACGGCCGCGTTCTCGCCGCCGGCGACGGCGCGGACGGCCGGTGCGCCGTCCGCGACTGGAGCGGGATCATCGCGGTCGCCGCCGGATCGGCGCACACCCTCGGCCTCCGGGCGGACGGCGCCGTCGTCGCCACCGGGGACACGGCCGACGGGCGCTGCGACGTCCATCGGTGGTGA